Proteins encoded by one window of Musa acuminata AAA Group cultivar baxijiao chromosome BXJ2-9, Cavendish_Baxijiao_AAA, whole genome shotgun sequence:
- the LOC135624026 gene encoding antimicrobial ginkbilobin-2-like protein: MHSWNYFRILAQLLFLLSLYNARHTVSWETCPTDSNFTTNSTYHSNLHLLLPSLTSATVSSGYANRSAGSSPDQVFGLALCQLDVSQDKCQACLATAVDTLHSRCSYAKDAATWGDHCFLAYSNTNFLAESNKSSFYQILYNVGEVSETSRFVDLVGELMNALINWAAYKTDSMFAIGQANFTSDTNLYGLVQCTRDQSDDDCFQCLRQSLASMQSCCWKNQGGVVLKYSPDISTASAVICTLFGTSAWSYSESTASACCGGLQLFVIISERCRKKAEL, translated from the exons ATGCATTCCTGGAATTACTTCCGGATACTTGCgcagctcctcttcctcctctccctctataACGCACGCCACACTGTATCATGGGAAACGTGTCCAACAGACTCCAACTTTACCACCAACAGCACCTACCATTCcaacctccacctcctcctcccgtCCCTCACCTCGGCCACCGTCTCCTCCGGATACGCGAACAGATCTGCAGGGAGTTCCCCAGACCAAGTCTTCGGCCTGGCGCTTTGCCAACTCGACGTTTCTCAAGATAAATGCCAAGCTTGCCTCGCCACCGCCGTCGACACCCTCCATAGTCGCTGCTCCTACGCAAAAGATGCGGCTACCTGGGGAGATCACTGCTTCCTTGCTTACTCCAACACAAATTTCTTGGCCGAGAGCAACAAATCATCCTTTTACCAAATCTTATACAACGTAGGAGAAGTTTCGGAGACGTCGAGATTCGTGGATCTGGTGGGGGAATTGATGAATGCCCTCATCAACTGGGCTGCCTACAAGACGGACAGCATGTTCGCCATTGGACAAGCCAACTTTACGAGCGACACCAATCTGTATGGATTGGTGCAGTGCACCAGGGATCAGTCTGATGATGACTGCTTTCAGTGTCTTCGGCAGTCGTTGGCTTCAATGCAGAGTTGTTGCTGGAAAAACCAGGGAGGAGTGGTGTTGAAGTACAG TCCCGACATCTCCACTGCCTCCGCTGTCATCTGCACTCTCTTCGGCACCTCCGCCTGGAGCTACAGCGAATCCACCGCCTCCGCCTGCTGTGGTGGACTCCAACTCTTCGTCATCATCAGCGAGAGATGCAG GAAAAAAGCAGAACTCTAA